One window from the genome of Nicotiana tomentosiformis chromosome 5, ASM39032v3, whole genome shotgun sequence encodes:
- the LOC138892243 gene encoding uncharacterized protein: MAEYEACILGLRLSIAMNVQELLVIRDSDLLVHQVLGEWATKNTKLLPYLHYVQELIKRFAKIVFKHVPRTQNAFADALATLSSMIQHPDKNFINLIPIGIHKQPAYCVHIEE; this comes from the coding sequence atggcagaatatgaggcttgcatcttagGACTCAGGTTGTCCATTGCCATGAacgttcaggagttgctggtaatcagagattcagatctattggtgcaccaggttttaggagaatgggctacgaaGAACACCAAACTATTGCCATACTTGCATTATGTACAAGAGCTAATCAAGAGGTTCGCAAAGATAgtgttcaaacatgttccaaggacTCAGAATGCgtttgcagatgcattagccactttgtcttctatgatacaacacccagacaagaatttcattaatcttatcccaataggaattcataagcagccagcttattgtgtaCATATTGAAGAATAG